A genome region from Arachidicoccus soli includes the following:
- a CDS encoding MarR family winged helix-turn-helix transcriptional regulator: MKIAEVIKSKKPIDDEQGVAINIMHTAYVVKTSISAVLKQFALTNEQYNILRILKGALPEKICVKQIAERLIERSANVPRTMDKLVAKKLVKRSISMADKRETVSEISIAGLRMLETVTPELQKTLNDICNLDKQELSQLNSLLDKYRVE, encoded by the coding sequence ATGAAAATCGCAGAAGTAATAAAATCAAAAAAGCCTATTGATGATGAGCAAGGTGTAGCCATAAATATTATGCATACAGCTTATGTAGTGAAAACATCTATAAGCGCGGTGTTGAAACAGTTCGCACTGACCAATGAACAATATAATATATTGCGGATTCTAAAAGGTGCATTACCGGAAAAAATCTGCGTAAAACAGATTGCTGAAAGACTTATAGAGAGAAGCGCTAACGTTCCTAGAACGATGGATAAGCTGGTCGCAAAAAAGTTGGTAAAACGTAGTATCTCTATGGCAGATAAACGAGAAACGGTGTCAGAGATATCTATAGCCGGTTTGAGAATGCTAGAAACAGTAACGCCTGAATTACAGAAAACACTGAATGATATTTGTAACTTAGATAAGCAAGAACTATCACAACTTAATTCATTATTGGATAAATATAGAGTTGAATAA
- a CDS encoding YceI family protein: MKTYKIDLTHSSVSFKIRHLLISNVTGQFRNFDATLEKPAEDFSEARVTFVAQTNSVETNNEQRDAHLKSADFFDVVNHPEIKFVSTAVQKLDEESYKITGDLTIKNITKSVDINATFNGETTDGYGQVKIGFEGETKINRKEFGLTWSMATEAGQIVVGDDVKLQFDVQFIEQ, translated from the coding sequence ATGAAAACCTACAAAATTGACCTGACACATTCAAGTGTGTCTTTTAAAATTCGTCACCTGCTTATCTCGAATGTTACAGGGCAGTTCAGAAACTTTGACGCGACCTTGGAAAAACCTGCAGAGGATTTCTCTGAAGCAAGGGTTACCTTTGTGGCGCAAACAAATAGCGTGGAAACAAACAATGAACAAAGGGACGCGCATTTGAAAAGCGCAGATTTCTTCGATGTAGTAAATCATCCGGAAATAAAATTTGTTTCAACAGCTGTACAAAAATTAGACGAAGAATCTTATAAAATTACAGGAGATTTGACGATTAAGAATATTACCAAGAGCGTCGATATCAACGCAACATTTAATGGTGAAACAACTGACGGGTATGGTCAAGTGAAAATTGGCTTTGAGGGAGAAACAAAAATTAACCGTAAAGAATTTGGTCTTACTTGGAGCATGGCTACTGAGGCCGGTCAGATAGTTGTTGGTGATGACGTGAAATTGCAATTTGATGTTCAATTTATAGAACAATAA
- a CDS encoding NADPH-dependent FMN reductase codes for MNIEIVSGSARKESITLRAALHLERYLREKQPQHHIGLIDLREHSLPFMDGVFSSPEKAPVEMQSIAKRMFSADAFIMVTPEYNGSFAPTLSNWFNHFPKQLHKAFGLVTGSDGALGGIRAALQLQHLALALFGVPSPQMLVIGQIDKKFAEDGTLRAEAFKSNIDNFVAEFLWLAEKLKQ; via the coding sequence ATGAATATTGAGATTGTTTCGGGAAGTGCTAGAAAAGAAAGTATCACGCTTCGGGCTGCATTACATTTGGAGCGTTATTTAAGGGAAAAACAACCACAACACCATATTGGCCTTATCGATTTGCGTGAACATTCTTTGCCATTTATGGATGGTGTATTTTCTTCTCCCGAAAAAGCGCCGGTAGAAATGCAGTCAATAGCAAAGCGGATGTTTTCAGCAGATGCTTTTATCATGGTGACACCTGAATACAATGGTAGTTTTGCGCCTACATTATCTAATTGGTTTAATCATTTTCCTAAACAATTGCATAAGGCTTTTGGGTTAGTTACCGGGTCAGATGGTGCTTTGGGCGGCATTCGTGCCGCATTGCAATTGCAGCATTTAGCATTGGCTCTGTTTGGTGTCCCTTCTCCTCAAATGTTGGTGATTGGTCAAATTGATAAAAAGTTTGCAGAAGACGGGACTTTGCGGGCAGAAGCTTTCAAGAGTAATATAGACAATTTTGTGGCGGAATTTCTTTGGCTGGCAGAAAAATTAAAACAATAA
- a CDS encoding amidophosphoribosyltransferase, whose protein sequence is MSDEIKHECGLAYIRLRKPLSFYLEKYGTVLYGLNKLYLLMEKQHNRGQDGAGVATVKLNVDNGYEFLHRIRSNAQHPIADIFAQIGQQVGDLEKYLPEIQSNPELMKGHVPMLGELLLGHLRYGTQGKNDVEFCHPFIKRNIERVKNMALAGNFNLVNTKELFEAIDLEPGNFQKQSDLAAMMEVVHRYIAEDADNNNGEANIAQVLKRAASLFDGGYTIGGLLGNGKSFVLRDEHGIRPAYYYADEEVIVAASERASIRTAFNVGENEVKELMPGKSLIVDENGEFTIVQILEPKERRACSFERIYFSRGGDEKIYRERIALGYHLSERILNEIDADLKNTIFSYIPNTAEVAFYGLVKGMEDYLNKIKVQRILSWGTDFTPEKLEEMVNRKIRQEKIAIKDVKMRTFITADAGRNEMVQHVYDITYGTVKKDEDTLVVIDDSIVRGTTLKESIVRMLARLQPKKIIVVSSAPQIRYPDCYGIDMSRMGDFIAFRAALALHKDGGTEHIIEEVYQRCKRYHEENKLHTENLVKEIYAPFTTEEISAKIAELITPEGVSVPIQVIYQTIEDLHDSCPTNTGDWYFTGNYPTHGGNRVVNKAFINYIEGNNSRGY, encoded by the coding sequence ATGAGCGATGAAATAAAACATGAATGTGGCCTGGCATACATTCGACTTCGGAAACCTCTTTCTTTTTATCTGGAAAAATACGGAACCGTATTATATGGACTCAATAAATTGTATTTGTTGATGGAAAAACAGCACAATCGTGGTCAAGATGGTGCTGGCGTTGCAACTGTAAAGTTGAATGTAGATAACGGGTATGAGTTTCTTCACCGAATTCGAAGTAATGCGCAACATCCTATTGCCGATATTTTTGCACAAATTGGCCAACAAGTAGGTGATCTTGAAAAATATCTACCCGAAATACAGTCCAATCCAGAATTGATGAAAGGCCATGTACCCATGTTGGGGGAATTGCTTTTGGGACATTTGAGGTACGGAACGCAGGGGAAAAATGATGTAGAATTTTGCCATCCGTTTATCAAGCGTAATATTGAACGTGTTAAAAATATGGCTCTCGCAGGAAACTTTAACCTGGTAAACACCAAGGAACTTTTTGAAGCGATTGATCTTGAGCCGGGCAATTTTCAAAAACAAAGCGATCTCGCTGCAATGATGGAAGTGGTACATCGTTATATTGCTGAAGATGCCGATAATAATAATGGCGAAGCAAATATTGCGCAGGTTTTGAAAAGAGCAGCTTCTTTATTTGACGGCGGTTATACAATTGGCGGCTTATTGGGGAATGGTAAAAGCTTTGTTTTACGCGATGAGCATGGCATCAGGCCGGCTTATTATTATGCTGATGAGGAAGTAATTGTTGCTGCAAGTGAGCGCGCGTCCATTCGTACTGCTTTTAATGTTGGAGAAAATGAGGTAAAAGAGTTAATGCCCGGTAAATCGTTAATAGTGGATGAAAATGGTGAATTTACTATTGTGCAAATACTTGAACCAAAAGAAAGACGTGCTTGTAGTTTTGAGCGCATTTATTTTAGTCGTGGCGGGGATGAAAAAATTTACCGCGAACGTATTGCTTTGGGTTATCATTTGAGTGAGCGCATATTGAATGAGATAGATGCCGATTTAAAAAACACTATTTTCTCGTATATTCCCAATACGGCAGAAGTTGCTTTTTATGGACTGGTAAAAGGGATGGAAGACTATCTCAATAAGATAAAGGTGCAACGTATATTAAGTTGGGGGACTGATTTTACACCGGAGAAATTAGAAGAAATGGTGAATAGAAAAATTCGCCAAGAAAAAATTGCTATTAAAGATGTAAAAATGAGAACCTTCATTACTGCCGATGCCGGTAGAAATGAAATGGTGCAGCACGTATATGATATTACTTATGGTACCGTAAAAAAAGATGAAGATACCTTGGTGGTAATTGACGACTCTATTGTGCGAGGAACAACTTTAAAGGAAAGTATTGTTCGCATGTTGGCTCGGTTACAACCAAAAAAAATAATTGTTGTTTCCTCTGCCCCTCAAATTAGGTATCCTGACTGTTATGGTATTGATATGAGCCGAATGGGCGATTTTATTGCCTTTCGTGCAGCACTGGCTTTACATAAAGACGGTGGTACAGAACATATAATTGAAGAAGTATACCAGCGTTGTAAGAGGTATCACGAAGAAAATAAATTGCATACCGAGAATTTGGTAAAAGAAATATACGCGCCATTTACTACTGAAGAAATCTCAGCCAAGATTGCTGAGTTGATTACACCCGAAGGCGTAAGCGTTCCTATTCAAGTAATTTACCAAACGATTGAAGATTTGCATGATAGTTGTCCAACCAATACGGGTGATTGGTATTTTACCGGTAACTATCCGACACATGGTGGTAATCGGGTGGTGAATAAAGCATTTATCAATTATATTGAAGGGAATAATTCAAGAGGGTATTAA
- the ruvC gene encoding crossover junction endodeoxyribonuclease RuvC, with protein sequence MERKSPVILAIDPGTIKMGYAIISSIAGKPALISMGTLLLSSHKDIYLRLEKIHSTVCELIKIHTPSSFAIEAPFFGKNVQSMLKLGRAQGVAIAAAMQFSLSVTEYSPKKIKQSVTGNGNASKEQVWKMLQQTLNIQENPKYFDASDALAVALCHHYQTTSLLANTAKGLKNWNDFLSKNPERIITKK encoded by the coding sequence ATGGAAAGAAAAAGCCCTGTCATATTAGCCATAGACCCTGGAACTATTAAAATGGGATATGCAATTATAAGTTCAATAGCAGGTAAACCAGCCTTAATTTCTATGGGCACTTTGTTGCTTTCTTCTCACAAAGACATTTATCTTAGGTTAGAGAAAATTCATTCCACAGTATGCGAATTAATAAAGATACATACCCCTTCCTCTTTTGCAATTGAAGCTCCGTTTTTCGGGAAGAATGTACAAAGTATGCTGAAACTTGGTCGTGCGCAAGGTGTAGCCATTGCCGCAGCCATGCAGTTCTCCTTGTCCGTAACAGAATATTCTCCTAAAAAGATAAAACAATCTGTAACCGGAAACGGCAATGCGAGCAAAGAACAAGTATGGAAAATGTTGCAACAAACGCTTAACATTCAAGAAAATCCAAAATACTTCGATGCTTCTGATGCACTAGCCGTAGCACTCTGTCATCACTATCAAACAACATCCTTACTTGCCAATACAGCAAAAGGATTAAAAAATTGGAATGATTTCCTGTCTAAAAACCCTGAAAGGATAATCACTAAAAAATAA